A stretch of Candidatus Obscuribacterales bacterium DNA encodes these proteins:
- a CDS encoding aminotransferase class I/II-fold pyridoxal phosphate-dependent enzyme — translation MTPVARSLFMAQFNHLDAHQTPLLDALRAAATRPHAPFYTPGHKRGQGISPRLAALFGTEVFRADLPELPDLDNLFAPEGVIRAAQDLAAIAFGAGETWFLANGSTCGIQAAVLATCSPGDSLILPRNAHRCAIAALILSGAMPVFVTPELDSQGQIPLGVSPGAIAHALEQHPAAAVLLVSPTYHGVSSDLQAIATLVHSYDLPLIVDEAHGAHFAFHPQFPQTAIAAGADLAVQSIHKTLGAMTQAAMVHSHLHSRIDRDRLVDSLALVQSSSPSYLLLASLDAARHQMAIDGEKLMAQTLDLADWARLELSKIDGVRVWTPPTGTPWDRTRLTLDVSGLGWTGFAADEYLHQTLGVTAELPSLHHLTFVISLGNTREDLQHLVQGIQTLAQDKRSPLSLLNLPLPPLQVPILSPRQAFFSRRRTVPVSDAIGQVCAELICPYPPGIPVLMPGEPITIEAIAYLTQICTMGGTITGCADPTLQTLSIVDEAIALP, via the coding sequence ATGACTCCTGTAGCGCGATCGCTCTTCATGGCCCAGTTCAACCACCTCGACGCCCACCAAACGCCCTTGCTCGACGCCCTGAGGGCCGCCGCCACGCGTCCCCATGCGCCCTTCTACACCCCCGGACATAAACGAGGACAGGGAATCTCTCCGCGTCTAGCAGCCCTCTTCGGAACTGAGGTCTTTCGCGCCGACCTGCCAGAATTGCCCGATCTCGATAACTTGTTTGCCCCCGAAGGCGTGATTCGTGCCGCCCAGGATTTGGCTGCGATCGCCTTTGGTGCCGGGGAAACCTGGTTTTTGGCCAATGGTTCCACCTGTGGCATTCAGGCAGCGGTGTTGGCCACCTGTTCGCCGGGTGATTCTCTCATCCTGCCGCGCAATGCCCATCGCTGTGCGATCGCCGCCTTGATTCTCTCAGGAGCCATGCCGGTCTTTGTGACACCGGAGCTAGATAGCCAAGGACAGATTCCCCTAGGTGTCTCCCCAGGGGCGATCGCCCACGCGCTAGAGCAGCATCCTGCCGCCGCTGTGCTGCTGGTATCGCCCACCTACCACGGCGTTAGTAGTGACCTACAGGCGATCGCCACCCTGGTTCATAGCTACGACCTTCCCCTGATTGTCGATGAAGCCCACGGGGCCCACTTCGCCTTCCATCCCCAGTTTCCTCAGACTGCGATCGCCGCCGGGGCCGACCTAGCCGTGCAGTCTATCCACAAGACCCTAGGCGCTATGACCCAAGCCGCCATGGTACATAGCCACCTCCACAGCCGCATCGATCGCGATCGCTTGGTTGATAGCCTGGCCCTCGTGCAGTCCAGCAGTCCCAGCTACCTACTCTTGGCGTCCTTAGATGCAGCGCGGCATCAGATGGCGATCGATGGCGAAAAGTTGATGGCTCAAACCTTAGATCTGGCCGATTGGGCTAGGCTAGAGCTATCCAAGATTGACGGTGTCCGCGTTTGGACGCCTCCCACGGGTACCCCCTGGGATCGCACCCGCCTGACCCTGGATGTGAGCGGTTTGGGATGGACAGGGTTTGCAGCCGATGAGTATCTGCACCAAACTTTAGGGGTGACGGCAGAACTGCCCAGCCTGCACCATCTCACCTTTGTCATCAGCCTCGGCAATACCCGTGAGGATCTGCAGCATCTCGTACAAGGCATTCAAACTCTGGCGCAGGACAAGCGATCGCCCCTGTCCCTGCTTAACCTCCCTTTGCCGCCGCTGCAGGTGCCAATCCTCTCCCCGCGCCAGGCCTTTTTCAGCCGCCGCCGTACCGTGCCGGTCTCAGACGCCATCGGCCAGGTCTGCGCTGAACTCATCTGTCCCTATCCCCCCGGCATTCCCGTCCTCATGCCCGGCGAACCGATTACCATCGAAGCGATCGCCTACCTCACTCAGATTTGTACCATGGGAGGCACGATCACCGGCTGTGCCGATCCGACCTTGCAAACCTTGAGTATTGTGGATGAGGCGATCGCCCTTCCCTAA
- a CDS encoding Ycf34 family protein, with the protein MCICVNCRYVDRCITYHEVEHQHQQPHLTESPDFEAVEPTINVNIRHHDQEIEMEWDVVGCESFTADQGKWSRLRPGELVPT; encoded by the coding sequence ATGTGTATTTGCGTCAACTGCCGCTACGTCGATCGCTGTATTACCTATCATGAGGTCGAGCACCAGCATCAGCAACCCCATCTCACAGAATCTCCAGATTTCGAAGCCGTTGAACCGACGATTAATGTCAATATCCGCCATCATGATCAAGAGATTGAGATGGAGTGGGATGTGGTTGGGTGCGAAAGTTTTACCGCTGATCAAGGCAAGTGGTCGCGGTTGCGTCCGGGAGAACTGGTTCCGACCTAA
- the thiS gene encoding sulfur carrier protein ThiS, with product YFMTSASVTLTVNGETQTCPSQTSLPQFLNLIGMNPRLVAVEYNGEILHRQFWEQTLIQEGDRLEVVTIVGGG from the coding sequence GCTACTTTATGACTTCAGCTTCTGTAACCCTGACGGTGAATGGGGAGACCCAAACCTGTCCGTCCCAAACGTCGCTACCCCAGTTTTTAAACCTAATTGGCATGAATCCTCGCCTAGTGGCGGTGGAGTATAACGGCGAAATTCTCCATCGTCAGTTTTGGGAGCAAACCTTAATCCAAGAGGGCGATCGCCTCGAAGTGGTCACAATTGTGGGCGGCGGCTAG
- a CDS encoding mechanosensitive ion channel family protein, translated as MKRSRTRWRRSLQVKAKHLWVKWLACMMLLFVLISGLHIVSVSAQLPSPADFTDPLPIFKSTLAQDEIESAWVRLDGQPLFRVAAPASDLTQRVQDIQRNLSAVSRAYRESETSELNLELRGAADLPTIYINDRYVMTVTHLDAQLEMTTPMAHAERLKDTIPQALRESARERQSSALAEQSKWAIAILLGMCVCSFGISVAQHQWRSRRRAAAGQPTTTSQISQRRREDVGAIQSLAFQLSQGLVWSAGLLLILRLFPQTRWIQVWVLTRLPTYLSMPLIALGIYIIIRLSFVSIDWFIDTLADGGLLTPNRDQRLQQRVSTISRVIKGVTVLLLVLIGIFIVLINFGVDIAPLIAGAGLIGVAISLASQNLIRDAINGFLILVEDQYAVGDVIAVGNVFGMVENITLRITQLRDPEERLITIPNSEVKVVSNLSSRHSQADIRIPVAYSANIDQALDLVRQVGEELALDEEWMGRILAKPLTLGLDEFGDRGMVIRVWIRTQPLEQWNAAREYRRRIKVAFDRAKIPLMLSQQELWLHDTEVEMAPPPMAYPPADATHTPSAESTI; from the coding sequence ATGAAACGATCTAGAACTCGATGGCGGCGATCGCTGCAGGTGAAAGCCAAGCATCTTTGGGTGAAATGGCTGGCATGTATGATGCTGTTGTTTGTGCTGATCAGCGGACTCCATATCGTCTCCGTCTCTGCCCAGCTTCCGAGCCCTGCAGACTTTACCGATCCGCTACCCATATTTAAGTCCACGCTGGCTCAAGATGAGATCGAAAGTGCTTGGGTGCGGCTGGATGGACAGCCGCTCTTTCGGGTAGCGGCCCCAGCATCCGACCTTACTCAGCGGGTTCAAGATATTCAACGGAACCTATCAGCCGTCAGCCGTGCCTATCGCGAGAGCGAAACATCAGAGCTGAACCTAGAATTGCGGGGTGCCGCTGACCTTCCCACCATCTATATCAACGATCGCTATGTGATGACCGTCACGCATCTCGATGCTCAGCTTGAGATGACCACCCCCATGGCCCATGCAGAGCGTCTGAAGGATACCATTCCCCAAGCCTTGCGAGAATCGGCCCGAGAGCGACAGTCGTCAGCCCTGGCCGAGCAATCTAAATGGGCGATCGCCATCTTATTGGGCATGTGTGTCTGTAGTTTTGGCATCTCCGTAGCCCAGCATCAGTGGCGATCGCGACGACGAGCGGCAGCTGGACAGCCCACTACCACGTCGCAGATCAGCCAACGTCGCCGGGAAGACGTTGGTGCTATTCAGTCCCTAGCTTTTCAGCTGAGCCAAGGGTTGGTGTGGTCAGCAGGACTTCTATTAATCTTGCGACTATTTCCCCAAACTCGCTGGATTCAGGTATGGGTCTTGACCCGTCTGCCCACCTATCTATCCATGCCACTCATTGCCCTAGGCATCTACATCATCATTCGCCTTAGTTTTGTCAGCATTGACTGGTTTATCGACACCCTCGCCGATGGCGGATTGCTCACCCCCAATCGCGATCAGCGCTTACAGCAGCGAGTCTCAACCATTTCTCGGGTGATCAAAGGCGTCACAGTGCTCCTCTTGGTGCTGATTGGCATTTTTATTGTGCTGATTAACTTTGGGGTTGATATTGCCCCCCTGATTGCCGGTGCTGGTTTAATTGGTGTTGCCATTTCCCTGGCATCCCAAAATCTGATTCGAGATGCGATTAATGGCTTCTTAATCCTGGTGGAAGATCAGTATGCGGTCGGCGATGTAATCGCCGTGGGCAACGTCTTTGGCATGGTGGAAAATATCACCCTGCGCATCACCCAACTCCGCGATCCAGAAGAGCGCTTGATTACCATTCCCAACAGTGAAGTCAAGGTCGTCTCCAACCTATCCAGCCGCCATTCCCAAGCCGATATCCGCATCCCGGTGGCCTATAGCGCCAATATTGATCAGGCGTTAGATCTTGTGCGGCAGGTCGGGGAAGAGTTGGCCTTAGACGAAGAATGGATGGGCAGGATTTTGGCTAAACCGCTGACCCTAGGGTTGGATGAATTTGGCGATCGCGGCATGGTGATCCGCGTATGGATTCGTACCCAGCCGTTAGAGCAATGGAATGCGGCCCGCGAATATCGTCGGCGTATTAAAGTAGCCTTCGACCGCGCCAAGATTCCGCTGATGCTATCCCAGCAAGAGCTGTGGCTTCATGATACCGAAGTAGAGATGGCGCCGCCGCCCATGGCCTATCCACCAGCCGACGCAACCCATACGCCCTCCGCCGAATCAACGATCTAA
- the def gene encoding peptide deformylase translates to MADKRPISQLGDPVLRQTARPISNVQDDWVQPLIDDLILTLIQSQGVGISAPQVGSPHRIVVMASHPNERYPDAPIMEPTVLINPRMIDHSEACVTDWEGCLSIPNIRGRVPRYQAVEVEYTTPAGKLQRQVFTDFIARIFQHEFDHLEGMVFLERLQKPQELMTEQEYRQRVLTPVLAGQ, encoded by the coding sequence ATGGCCGACAAACGACCGATTTCGCAATTGGGTGATCCCGTCCTGCGGCAAACTGCCCGCCCTATCTCCAATGTGCAGGATGATTGGGTGCAGCCGCTGATTGATGATCTAATTCTGACGTTGATCCAATCTCAGGGAGTGGGCATCTCGGCTCCCCAGGTGGGTAGTCCCCACCGGATTGTGGTGATGGCTTCCCATCCCAACGAGCGCTATCCCGATGCGCCCATAATGGAACCGACTGTGTTGATCAACCCTCGGATGATTGATCACTCGGAGGCTTGTGTGACCGATTGGGAAGGCTGTCTGAGCATTCCTAATATTCGTGGTCGAGTGCCCCGCTATCAGGCCGTTGAGGTGGAATATACCACCCCGGCTGGCAAGCTGCAGCGGCAGGTGTTCACCGATTTCATTGCCCGGATTTTCCAGCATGAATTTGATCATCTGGAAGGCATGGTATTTCTCGAGCGCCTGCAAAAGCCCCAAGAGCTGATGACCGAACAGGAATACCGCCAACGGGTGCTGACGCCTGTGCTGGCTGGTCAATAG
- a CDS encoding DUF1517 domain-containing protein — translation MHNTRIKRFKSLVKPLLALALMVALVFGQADSALAARGGRMGGGSFRSAPSRTYTSPARPAPGGGYYGGGGFGFPFLIPFFGFGGGFGGLFTIFMVIAVGNFLMSAVRRSQENGTMEETYNPTMSVNKLQVALLADARTLQDDLNRIAESADTGSTAGLAQVLQETSLSLLRHPEYWVYGSSSSQQAKMDSAELQFNRLALTERSKFSEETLSNVNNQLRQASDRLALGAKGEIDPAKLPDQPGEYIVVTLITANQGKLDLPTIQSSQDLRRALSQMGAIAGDKLAALEVLWTPQAEGDTLSADELLAEYPDLRLV, via the coding sequence ATGCACAACACACGAATTAAACGCTTCAAGTCCCTAGTTAAGCCCCTGTTAGCCCTTGCCCTCATGGTTGCCTTGGTCTTTGGCCAAGCCGATAGCGCCTTGGCGGCCCGTGGTGGACGCATGGGAGGCGGTAGCTTCCGGTCAGCGCCCAGTCGCACCTACACTTCTCCAGCTCGGCCAGCTCCAGGGGGCGGCTATTATGGTGGCGGTGGGTTCGGCTTTCCCTTCTTGATCCCCTTCTTCGGCTTTGGCGGTGGCTTTGGCGGTCTGTTCACCATTTTTATGGTGATTGCCGTGGGCAACTTCCTGATGTCGGCGGTGCGGCGATCGCAGGAGAATGGGACGATGGAGGAAACCTACAACCCCACCATGTCGGTGAACAAACTGCAGGTGGCGCTGTTGGCTGATGCCCGCACCCTACAGGATGACCTAAACCGCATTGCGGAGTCTGCTGATACAGGTTCCACTGCTGGGCTAGCCCAAGTGCTGCAAGAAACCAGCCTATCGCTGCTGCGGCACCCGGAATATTGGGTCTACGGCAGCAGCAGCAGCCAACAGGCCAAGATGGATTCTGCGGAACTGCAGTTTAACCGGCTGGCGTTGACGGAGCGCAGTAAGTTCAGCGAAGAAACGCTGTCTAACGTGAATAACCAACTGCGTCAGGCCAGCGATCGCTTGGCCCTAGGTGCCAAAGGCGAGATTGATCCCGCTAAGCTACCGGATCAGCCTGGCGAATACATTGTGGTCACGCTAATTACGGCCAACCAAGGCAAGCTGGATCTGCCGACCATTCAAAGCTCTCAAGATCTGCGTCGGGCGCTGAGCCAGATGGGCGCGATCGCTGGGGATAAACTTGCGGCTCTGGAGGTGCTATGGACACCCCAAGCCGAGGGCGATACCCTATCGGCGGATGAGCTGCTGGCGGAATATCCTGACCTACGACTGGTCTAG
- the cbiT gene encoding precorrin-6Y C5,15-methyltransferase subunit CbiT has protein sequence MVSELWPYQTPGIPDRLFERLPGIPMSKREVRVLLISHMYLRPKAVLWDIGAGTGTIPVEVGLLCPKGKIMAIERDEEVAGLIRRNCDRFGVTNVQVVEGSAPDCLTDLKPLPDCVFIEGGRSVKAIAQTAWACLKAPGRIVATATDLTSLYALSETLAELQARNVEVIQSAVNRLESRGNNQVFAAVDPIFILSGEKLT, from the coding sequence ATGGTTTCTGAACTTTGGCCCTACCAAACCCCTGGCATTCCCGATCGACTCTTTGAACGGTTGCCCGGCATTCCCATGAGTAAACGCGAGGTGCGTGTCTTGCTCATTTCCCATATGTACCTACGTCCTAAGGCCGTGCTATGGGACATTGGCGCAGGCACCGGTACGATTCCCGTCGAAGTGGGTCTGCTCTGCCCTAAGGGAAAAATTATGGCCATCGAGCGAGACGAAGAGGTGGCTGGTCTGATTCGCCGCAACTGCGATCGCTTTGGCGTCACCAATGTACAGGTGGTTGAAGGCAGTGCGCCCGATTGTCTGACCGATCTCAAGCCCCTGCCCGATTGTGTCTTCATTGAAGGTGGGCGATCCGTGAAAGCGATCGCTCAAACCGCTTGGGCCTGTCTCAAAGCGCCAGGGCGCATCGTCGCCACCGCCACCGATCTCACCAGCCTCTATGCCCTGTCAGAAACCTTGGCAGAACTCCAGGCGCGCAACGTGGAAGTTATCCAATCCGCCGTCAACCGCCTAGAGTCGCGGGGCAACAACCAGGTCTTTGCCGCCGTAGATCCCATTTTTATTCTGAGTGGCGAAAAACTCACGTGA
- a CDS encoding DUF5340 domain-containing protein: MDRIPLPSHIHYELLLQLLERQTAHAVGNQPQLREQLNELIITLRKARSQQRHLEETCQRAHIDIDFHWSLNNDASEPSPSERSLPS; encoded by the coding sequence ATGGATCGCATCCCCCTACCCTCTCATATTCACTATGAACTCCTGCTGCAACTGCTAGAGCGCCAAACTGCCCATGCGGTTGGCAATCAGCCCCAGTTGCGAGAACAGTTGAATGAGTTGATCATTACCCTACGGAAAGCACGTAGTCAGCAGCGACATTTAGAAGAAACCTGCCAGCGCGCTCATATTGACATCGATTTTCACTGGTCTCTCAACAACGACGCCTCAGAGCCATCTCCCTCGGAGCGATCGCTCCCTTCCTAA
- the argS gene encoding arginine--tRNA ligase, translating into MNSTIAYLTTQLEAALVAAFGPDLAGTDPVLVPTTNPKFGDYQANVALSLAKRLQDKPRAIAEALVAKLEVSDCCEPPAIAGPGFINLKLRTDYLQDQLRQMHQSDRLGVAPTPAPQRVIVDFSSPNIAKEMHVGHLRTTIIGDSLARLLEFRGHDVLRLNHVGDWGTQFGMLITHLRDVCPEAITDASTVDIGDLVAFYRQAKQRFDAEDDFKERSRQAVVELQAGDDSARKAWQVLCDQSRREFQQLYDRMDIRITERGESFYNPLLADVVADLKASGLLVEDQGAQCVFLEGFTNKEGNPLPLIIQKSDGGYNYATTDLAAIRYRTQQDRAERVIYVVDAGQANHFTQVFQVARRAGWVPEGVELIHVPFGVVKGDDGKKFKTRSGDTVRLKDLLDEAVRRAQADVENRLQQEERQESPEFIRHAAETIGMAAVKYADLSQNRTSDYIFNYDRMLALQGNTAPYMLYAYVRVQGISRKGDIDWSQLQQTVPVDLEDETEFTLARHLLQLDEVILAVEADLLPNRLCQYLFELSQKFNQFYDRCPILQADEPKRTSRLVLADLTARTIRLGLSLLGISVLERM; encoded by the coding sequence ATGAACTCCACGATCGCCTACCTTACGACTCAACTTGAAGCTGCCCTCGTTGCCGCCTTTGGCCCCGACCTAGCCGGCACCGATCCGGTCTTGGTACCCACCACCAATCCTAAGTTTGGCGACTACCAGGCCAACGTAGCTTTGTCCTTGGCCAAGCGTCTCCAGGATAAACCTCGGGCGATCGCCGAAGCTTTAGTAGCCAAGCTAGAGGTTAGCGACTGTTGCGAACCACCGGCGATCGCTGGACCAGGGTTCATTAACCTAAAATTGCGCACCGACTATCTGCAAGACCAACTGCGGCAGATGCACCAAAGCGATCGCCTTGGCGTGGCCCCCACCCCAGCGCCCCAGCGGGTGATTGTAGACTTTTCCAGCCCCAACATTGCCAAAGAAATGCATGTGGGCCACCTGCGCACCACAATCATTGGCGACTCCCTAGCGCGGCTGCTAGAATTTCGCGGCCATGACGTGCTGCGGCTCAACCATGTTGGTGACTGGGGCACTCAATTTGGCATGTTGATCACCCATTTGCGAGACGTTTGCCCCGAGGCGATCACCGATGCTAGCACGGTCGATATTGGCGATCTGGTAGCTTTCTATCGCCAGGCTAAGCAGCGTTTTGATGCCGAAGATGACTTCAAGGAGCGATCGCGTCAAGCGGTGGTGGAACTGCAGGCTGGTGATGACTCTGCTCGAAAGGCTTGGCAAGTGCTCTGCGACCAATCGCGCCGCGAGTTTCAGCAGCTCTACGATCGCATGGATATCCGCATCACCGAGCGGGGCGAGTCGTTTTACAATCCCCTGCTGGCCGACGTGGTGGCCGATCTAAAAGCATCGGGGCTCCTCGTAGAAGACCAGGGTGCCCAATGCGTGTTCCTCGAAGGATTTACCAACAAAGAGGGCAATCCCCTGCCGCTGATTATTCAAAAGTCTGACGGCGGCTACAACTACGCCACCACTGACCTGGCCGCCATTCGCTACCGCACTCAGCAGGATCGGGCAGAGCGGGTGATCTATGTCGTTGATGCGGGTCAGGCCAACCACTTCACCCAGGTCTTTCAGGTAGCCCGGCGGGCCGGTTGGGTGCCAGAAGGTGTCGAACTGATTCACGTGCCCTTTGGCGTGGTCAAGGGTGATGACGGCAAGAAATTTAAGACGCGATCGGGGGATACGGTACGGCTGAAAGATTTGCTAGATGAAGCAGTGCGCCGGGCCCAGGCCGATGTGGAAAACCGCCTGCAGCAAGAAGAGCGGCAGGAGTCGCCAGAGTTCATCCGCCATGCCGCCGAAACCATCGGCATGGCAGCGGTGAAGTATGCCGACCTTAGCCAAAACCGCACCAGTGACTACATTTTCAACTACGATCGCATGTTGGCCTTACAGGGCAACACAGCCCCCTACATGCTCTACGCCTACGTGCGGGTTCAGGGCATTAGCCGCAAGGGCGATATTGACTGGAGCCAACTCCAGCAAACCGTGCCGGTGGATCTAGAAGACGAAACAGAATTTACCCTGGCGCGCCACCTGCTGCAATTGGATGAGGTGATTCTGGCAGTGGAGGCAGACCTGTTGCCCAACCGTCTCTGTCAATACTTATTTGAACTGAGTCAAAAGTTTAACCAGTTCTACGATCGCTGCCCGATTTTACAAGCAGACGAGCCGAAACGTACGTCTCGACTCGTCTTAGCAGATCTGACTGCCCGTACTATTCGCTTAGGACTATCGCTGCTAGGCATTTCTGTCCTAGAGCGTATGTAG
- the trpC gene encoding indole-3-glycerol phosphate synthase TrpC: MQIRRRPPSPAIQVSYLQYQVAAPGAEPLHLLEKIVWHKENEVDALRDRLPLLDLRKQLPDAAPPLDALAALRQVRTTPSLIAEVKKASPSKGVIRPDFDPVAIAQAYAEHGATCISVLTDEEFFQGSFDYLKAIRAAVDIPLLCKDFIIYPYQIYKARTCGADLILLIAAILSDADLQYFLKIVRTVGMTALVEVHTLEELDRVLALDGVQLVGINNRDLETFHVDLQTTCQIMAERRQALQERDIIVVSESGIHTAADVQTVTEAGVNAILVGESLMRQDDPGAAIASLLS; the protein is encoded by the coding sequence ATGCAGATTCGCCGCCGTCCGCCTAGCCCTGCCATTCAAGTCAGCTATCTTCAGTATCAGGTCGCTGCGCCTGGTGCCGAACCGCTTCATCTCCTCGAAAAAATTGTGTGGCATAAGGAAAATGAGGTGGATGCGTTGCGCGATCGCCTTCCCTTACTGGATCTACGCAAGCAGCTTCCGGATGCCGCGCCACCCCTCGACGCCCTAGCGGCCCTGCGCCAAGTCCGCACCACTCCGTCTCTGATTGCCGAAGTGAAAAAGGCATCGCCCAGTAAAGGCGTCATCCGCCCTGATTTCGATCCAGTGGCGATCGCTCAAGCCTATGCTGAGCATGGTGCAACCTGTATCTCGGTCTTAACCGATGAAGAATTTTTCCAAGGCAGCTTTGACTACCTCAAAGCTATCCGCGCCGCTGTGGACATCCCCCTGCTCTGCAAAGACTTCATCATCTACCCCTACCAAATCTATAAAGCCCGCACCTGTGGAGCCGATCTGATCCTGCTCATCGCGGCCATTTTGTCAGATGCGGATCTGCAATACTTCCTCAAGATTGTTCGTACGGTCGGCATGACTGCCCTCGTGGAAGTGCATACCCTGGAAGAACTCGATCGCGTCTTGGCGCTCGATGGCGTGCAGTTGGTGGGCATCAATAACCGCGACCTTGAAACCTTTCATGTTGACCTGCAAACCACCTGTCAGATCATGGCAGAGCGGCGGCAGGCCCTGCAAGAGCGCGATATTATCGTGGTGAGTGAGTCGGGTATTCATACCGCCGCTGATGTGCAAACGGTGACCGAGGCAGGGGTGAATGCCATCTTGGTAGGAGAATCCTTAATGCGGCAAGACGATCCTGGGGCAGCGATCGCCTCCCTGCTGTCCTAA
- a CDS encoding NfeD family protein, giving the protein MTWNTIDPFDFSDMPAIATVEWVEPRLRVTYSASTWPASLVMPINSPLELGQQVRVIGRQGLTLLVTL; this is encoded by the coding sequence ATGACTTGGAACACTATTGACCCCTTCGATTTTTCAGACATGCCTGCGATCGCCACGGTGGAATGGGTAGAACCCCGCTTGCGCGTCACCTATTCAGCATCAACCTGGCCCGCCAGCCTGGTGATGCCCATCAACAGTCCTCTAGAGTTAGGACAGCAAGTGCGTGTCATCGGCCGGCAAGGCTTGACCTTACTTGTCACGCTCTAA